One genomic region from Prunus persica cultivar Lovell chromosome G3, Prunus_persica_NCBIv2, whole genome shotgun sequence encodes:
- the LOC18780619 gene encoding 14-3-3-like protein D, protein MGFATERENFVYLAKLSEQAERYDEMVDAMKKVANLDVELTVEERNLLSVGYKNVVGSRRASWRILSSIEQKEEAKGNENHVKQLKEYRQKVESELSTICGDIMTVIDEHLIPSATVGESTVFYYKMKGDYYRYLAEFKSGDDKKEAAEQSKKAYESATIAAEGELPTTHPIRLGLALNFSVFYYEIMNSPERACHLAKMAFDEAIAELDSLNEESYKDSTLIMQLLRDNLTLWTSDLPEDGEDSQKVNGTAKVGGLEDAA, encoded by the exons ATGGGTTTCGCTACAGAGCGTGAAAACTTCGTCTACCTTGCCAAGCTCTCTGAGCAGGCAGAGCGATACGATG AGATGGTGGATGCAATGAAGAAGGTTGCAAATCTTGATGTTGAATTGACAGTTGAAGAGAGAAACTTGCTCTCTGTTGGGTACAAGAATGTTGTTGGTTCTCGTCGAGCATCATGGAGGATCCTATCATCAATAGAACAGAAAGAGGAAGCAAAAGGAAATGAGAATCATGTGAAGCAACTCAAGGAGTATAGGCAGAAGGTTGAATCAGAGCTCTCGACCATTTGTGGTGATATCATGACAGTGATCGATGAGCATCTAATTCCTTCAGCTACAGTTGGTGAATCTACTGTTTTCTATTATAAGAT GAAAGGAGATTATTATAGGTATCTTGCAGAATTCAAGAGCGGTGATGATAAAAAAGAGGCTGCTGAACAGTCGAAGAAAGCATATGAg AGTGCCACCATTGCTGCTGAAGGTGAGTTGCCAACTACACATCCCATCCGCTTGGGTCTGGCTTTGAATTTCTCAGTCTTCTATTATGAGATCATGAATTCTCCAGAAAG GGCTTGCCACCTTGCAAAGATGGCTTTTGATGAAGCTATTGCTGAGCTTGACTCGCTGAATGAGGAGTCATACAAAGATAGCACCTTAATCATGCAGCTTCTAAGGGACAACCTCACATTGTGGACTTCGGACCTTCCAGAGGATGGAG